ACAGGCAATTACGTGCCGGTTTATAACTTATAAGGCTACTAATGGCATTTTCGTCATAACACAGAGTAGTTATGCAAACGTGCATCCACACCACACTTCTATTGTACTAGTCCAAGTCCAACGTTAGTTAGTGCCGCATAATGTCAATAACTAACAAACTAAAACCGGGTCCCCTTTCCTTAACTTGGCACCTCTTTTCGCTTTTCAGCCAAGACTCGTTCGTGTGTTTTTATTAGTTTCCGACGATCATGTCCCTAGTTTGCTTCCATTCATTTTTTCGGCGAGTGGCATCAACAGTACCCTCGCCGTTACTCAACGCCGTTACGTGGACACTTCTGTTAATTGTTACCGTGGTGTTGGTATCTCTGGCTACCGGGGTGGCTTTTGTGTTGGCCATATCTCCATCTTCTTCGTTCTCAAAGCCCTGTAACGGTGTTAGGATTCCTTTGGATTTTCCCAGAGAGATGGTGTGCTTGCCGGAACATGCGGTGATGAGCAGTTCTCGCTTGGATTTTTTCTTGCCAACGTTGTTCGCTGCTTTGGTTGTTGCTGCTTCAACTTGCTTGCTTCGTTCAGTGGCCTGTGCTTGATGTAGTTCGATACTCTTAATTATTTCTCAATTCGCTTGCATAGggtaaattaattatcaatctgGTTTATTATGCATGTGCGCAACTGAGTTCATTCACTAATGTACCAAAAACgaaaaagtttaaattaaatgcttttttgcCATGAAGTTGATCAGTACTGAATCTTTGTgctatatcattttaatttgcaAAATTTCTCATATCAATCTAATCTGATTTTCCCAGATGTATATCAAGTTTCTAATGAATGGATAGATAGTACTCGTTTCAATCGTCTGTTATCCAAACAATGCAAAGCCAACGATTTAATTACACTagtgaaaaattaaatgtaactGAGAAATAGGTTGAAGAAAAACTTGTTGAAAAAGAATATACAATTACGTGACAGACCTGTTTGACTAGCGAAACCTGCTAAAGGAGGAGTATTTGCAACTTGCAAGACTATGTTCAAGTTATTTATGACATAATACCAAACGCGCCTGCTAGTTgggatgaactttttttttttttataccaaagATGGGAcgaatttctaaaataaagatattgcgtgttttgtattattaattatctttaaaaaaaaagagatatatatatagagaggagGAAGACGAATCAATATCAACTTATTGAAAtcgattaattatttattataatcgatcaatattgtttaaatttaaaataaaaatagtcaaTTAATCGAaccattttaataatttgattaaattgacAATTTTATCGTTTAGATCTTTATGCAATCAACACCCCCCAAATCCAATGTAAACTCTCAAACCAATTGTTGGATTAATGATATTCATGTCTTCAAACAATTAAGGGAAgtaaagtaataataatttagAATATGTAGGCCCTCATTTTTTAAAGGTATCAAATTTATCATGCATGAAtgaatcactactagaaaaagtaGTTTTCACAACATGATAACGACATCGGTCAAAAATAATCGCCgtaatataacatgcggtgaCAGTctcataattataaattaaaaaatgacaacGGTGTTGTAGAAACCCGTACTTGAATAACAAAGTTGAAATTTCAACAACGTTTTTTTCATGGAGCCCGATGTGGTGTGTGCGGCATGTGATAGTCACATGACACTCAGTACTCGCGTTACCGTGATCAGTCACGTTTCATACCTACCTAGCTTCTTCACTCACTCATGTTTCAGACCTACCCTGCTTCTTCATTCACTCACGTTTCAGACCTACCGTGATCACTCACATTTCAGACCTACCTAGCATTTGACAGTGTTCATTCTTtacttttgagttttgactAACTACAATTAATCCgtgtaatttatgttttataggTGGTTGATGGGAAGCTTTCTCAAACTTGTTACCTTATGGCCCTTGATTCTTGCTATAATCACTTAAGTCACAAGTAGGCTTCTATTGTTAATatagtttttctaaaatttagtCTGTAAATTTAAACCAAGCACCTTATGACATTGCTATTTTTTGTAGATATGAGAAACAAGAGGGAAAACAATTTTGTATTTCTGATGCATAATACTTTGTATTTCACTATCCATACAACAAGGTAATTTAGACTATAAGcatttctttttaatatctTAACCGAAGTTTGAGAAGAAGTTTGGGCAATCATCTGTTCTCATAGCTTCAACACTCTTGGAAGATGGGGGTGTTCCAAAAGCAGCAAGTTCTTCTACACTCTTGAAAGAGGCCATCCATGTAATTAGTTGTGGTTATGAAGATAAGACAGAATGGGGGAAAGAGGTATGCTATTTGTTTCATATTTAAAGCCTTGaagctctttcaagctctggtctTCCTGTACTTAGACCTCTGCTACATTTGTCTTTCAGGTTGGGTGGATATATGGCTCAGTTACCGAAGATATTTTAACAGGTTTCAAGATGCATTGTCATGGTTGGAGATCTGTATACTGCATGCCAAAAAGGCCTGCTTTTAAAGGTTCAACTCCTATAAATCTCTCAGACCGTCTGCATCAAGTTCTTCGGTGGGCTCTTGGATCTGTTGAGATCTTTTTCAGTAGGCATTGTCCCATATGGTATGGCTATATCTCTTACATAAACTCAGTTATTTATCCTCTAACTTCAATTCCCTTAATTGCCTATTGTGCATTGCCAGCTGTCTGTCTGCTCACAGGGAAGTTCATTGTCCCCGAGGTaggattaatttttctttacttttaagTACAATCCTCAAACTAAGTTCAAGTTACATCCTAGGAATACATAAACACGGGAGCAATTCTTGCATAAGTACAGAGCCTCTAGGCACCACCACTCAAAAAGCTAAAGATGtattaaaatcataatataGATATAGTTATCTCTAACTTTCGATTAGTAGTACCGGTGGCTTTAGGTACTGTGCTTAGACAAAATTCAAGAATTTCTCTAAACAATAAACATAGAATGTGATGCACTTTATGGTGCTTTAAACCAatgcttttttttgttttcttttcttcacagATAAGTAACTATGCCAGTATCATTTTCATGGCCCTCTTCATCTCTATCGCGTATTCACTAGCTAGTAAATTTCTctactaaagttttttttaatatcttatataattttatttatagataattttatcatattataaattatttattttaaataacctCAAATTAATCTGCAGGTTAAACATGATTTTACATCGGTGCTGACGTCACCACCGATGTAGACAATAAGGGATCAACAAcgtttcttaatttaaaaatgatgtaGAAACTAGTCTTACTACATCGGTGCCTACGTTAGCATCGATGTAGAAAATAGGGGATCAACAACGTTTCTTATTCAAAAAACGATGTAGAAACTAGTCTTACTACAACATTTCTTCAATAAAAATGATGTAGAAACTAGTCTTATTACAacgtttcttaattaaaaaacgaTGTAGAAACTAAGCTTGTTGATTTAGAAACTAATCTTACTACAacatttcttaattaaaaaaggaTGTAGAAACTAGTCTTACTACAacgttttttaattaaaaaacgaTGTAGAAACTAGTCTTACTACAacgtttcttaattaaaaaacaatgtaGAAACTAAGCTTGTTGACTTAGAAACTAGTCTTACTACAAcatttctcaattaaaaaaggATGTAGAAACTAGTCTTACTACAACGTTTCTTGATTAAAAAACAATGTAGAAACTAGTCTTACTACAACGTTTCTTAATAAAAAACGATGTAGAAACTAAGCTTGTTAACTTCGCCAACGTATTTCTAACTaaggtttctacatcggtcaaTAATATAGCAccgatttagaaaaaaaaaaacagcttaCTACAACGTTTGTTTATGGACCGTTGTTGAAATTTTTAAGTTTCAACATCATTATGATAAAAAACGGTCAAGCACCGTTGTTGAATCGCGATTCCGACCGATGTAAAATACGcgttttctagtagtgaatgGTTGTAATTGAatgactatatatatttttttccggGTTTTCCCACAACTAAGGGATGTGTATTGGATTAAGATTTTGAAAGATTATGTAGAAATATTATgacttatcaattttttttactaaatttttatgatagtttgaattttaatagatttatatCATAAGAATTTAAAGGATTTCAAAACACTTTgtagatttataaaatttgaaaaaaattatgaatttttaaaaatatattcaaaatttcaaaagttagtgaaaaaaaaatgatgaggttttgataaaagaaagttaaaccaatatattttttaaaaatcttttaatagcTATACTGATTCTAGTTTTATGTCCtcctatattaattttttttgtaataacattttctcattttcacttttggatttgaataatagattaaaaattatatgttgatttttctaattttttaattactatattGATTTCATGATAAATCTAATGATATGTTTAAATACAGTATAATACTAGGCATACAATAGAAGAGAATAGTGAGGATAAAAAATTGATAGAAGAATTATTGAGTTACATAGATGACAAAATTAAGGGTGACaattatgtaaaatattataacaaCCAAGTGATAAATAAACATAATCAGTGTAAAGAAAATATGGTTAGTCTTAGCTtgtaagataaaaattaatttaatttagaaaataaggGGGAAAATGTAGAGGAGAGGagtatatttaacattttttattccaaaaaaatatgtgaaataTATATGTCACACCCatcttgaaaaatatttgtggTAAGAGAGAAAAGGTCagataaccaataaaaaattaaataaaaattctaaaaaaaatttaagaatttggctaaatttttttgataaatactttatattaaaaagtgtgatgcaatccttcttaaaaataatttatcaaaatttatatattttagaataccaaataactttttataagttacaaaaatcttaattgaatatcaaCGAATTTTATTATCTtccttaaaaaatcttaaaagccttaattaaatatcacaaaaaaaattattaaaataatcatttcaaATCATTTGAAAATCCTAATTCAATACACCCCTAAAAGTTGTTGGGTAAAAACTTAAAGTTTACTTCAAATTAATTGTCCCACTCTAGAagaatatattgaaaaaattaaaatattatgtataacTAATTTTTTGTCACAATTATGTAAAAGTAATTTAACCAACATAAATtcatttaaatgataataaaatacatacgtatattaaaatatatttctcaACTATTTTCTATTAATGAATTACTTTAGTGTATATAATATTGCACGGAAAAATCATGTAGACAATAATGAATTATatccatataaaaataaaagaaaaaataaatagtttttaagtttttacaaGAAAATGAGTAATATATTAATGATTGTTATGAAATAAAGTGTATTAACaatatattcattattttaaaaattttaattaaacaaaaaatcactattttttatttttaaaaattaaaaatatttaaattagtataatcatttattatatttataaatttcacgctttaaaatgaaaataccacatttaaaataaataagataattttattgttttaaaatttgaaaataattaaagtttaataaagtaatatttttgtcattatatgtaaagaaaaataaaactcccCCAACTATGAGCACTTCAAGTTTCCTTCTTAATTACTCCACTTTTCATTTATGTAAGAATTTTTGTTAATTACTAAGACATTTAATAGATATTGAGTTTctaatacattatatatatatatatatatatatatatatatatatatatatatatatatatatatatatatatatatatatatatatcacttttCTTCATTGTTAAGTACTTGGGAAAAGATAATAGATTTTAATGgttcaaatatttgtttttttggtaatgtaaatatttgtttgtttgaattcaaaaattaattcattaaaaataaataaataatatatgaaaataaaataattttagttttcaaaattaagTATAGtccaaataatataattatttataataaaaagtttGAACATAgtaattcatttattatatttataaaattaatttttaaataataacatcATACTCAATGTATAAGATAAAAGGaataattttattgttcaaacctaatgaaatgaaataaatattgcTTGAAGTCTCTTTCTCaatctaaattttattgtttactaaatcattcaaaattctttattataataattaatattattcatttttttgttgaattaatattttcgttttgaacaataatttatttagttttcaaATGGGGGAATTGGTGGTAGTCTATGATTTATTGTTTAATGAGTCATTGAAAAATCTTTATTATTGCAATTAATGCATTCTATttttaacattcatttttttaatgctaATAAGTTTCAATCATTGAAAAATCTtcaataatttgtaattgataTATTCTTGTTgaaattttgacattttttttactttaccaatttaatgaatttacttaatttgaaaataaatttattgtaaaaaataatataattaccaaaaatattttattttaaaattttaatgacaataatattttagttggactaatagtatattatattttgactaataatatattatttttgataaaaatcttcattaatcattaaataaattattttaaaattttatgactgtcgttaaaaataaaattggtcacaatttaatattagtaaaaatataatataatatatttttaaattttagtcagAATGcaatattagttttaaaaaatataataatgaatattatattctgactaaaattaaaattaaaatataatatattatattttgactaatattacattttgaataattatatttttaatgacattgaaaaaatttaaaatgaatttattttaaaaaatgaagattttttagaataaaattatatattattagtcaaaataaaatgttattagcattaaaaataaataaaaaatactttggtaattataatatttttagcaatcaattcattttaaattaagtaAAGTCATTAAATTGgtaaagtctttttttttttgtaaagtcaAGATTCCAATAATTCCAGCTATCACTGTATTATCCCAAACTCTAAACCCGTTTATCCATAAAAATGGCCAACAATCATAACACTGCTGCTAAGATTGATGCTACTAGAGAAAACTGGAAAATTGTTAGTTTGTGGTTGGTTcttgatttcaaaattaaaaaaccacCACACTCTTTGGATATGGTTTTGGTAGATTGTCATTTGGGTGGTTTTCTTTAATGTTACAAGTTTTTatttccatatatttttttaatgcaatatAATGCtcacaaaagaaattttattttacagggAAATTGAATCCACGCCATTGTGAAGAGGACACTAgtttagaaatttcaaaatggaATCAAGGAAGGAAAATGCTATTCATTCCATCTGATGGGTATTGCTTCTAACATTGGTGGCTTCAGGACTAACCATCATCCTTACAAACTTACATTTCAGTTTAACACCAAGGTCATATTGTTAGATGATGGTGCAATCCCAAACATTGTGCATGATTTGGTGCCTATTTCTACAATCATGGATGGTGgtcttgattttgattttttagtgGGTAAGGTTGCTCTTCTAAATTCAAAGAAATTTGATTTGGTTATTATCTCTGCTATTATGCTCATTATGACATTTGTTGGATAAGATGTCATGGGATGGGATTGTTGACTGGTGTTGGAATTGAGAGAGAGAACGGAAGGATGGCAAGAAGACCAAGATGAATGTGATTCAACTTGCGAATGAAaggtatatttttgtttgaaagttTGTTTATTCTCATGCTTATTAGtctgtttaaaataataatgattttgCGTATAAACAGGGTGAGAATAGAGTATACTCTATTTGGGAAATATGAGTTGAATGCCTTTCTTTCTTATGGAGAAGGTGCAAATATTGTAGTCATAATGCAATTTGTCAAAATGAAGTCTTTCTCGAgtataagtttttgtttttgtatattagaaataaataaaaaaacataaaaatatttgttcatattttaagtttatattttcttttattgtttttcacCAGACAAAATCCATATTCAGAATTGCATGATATGCACAAAGTCGATTTTTAATTCACAATATGAGCTAGCCATGGAACTAACATAGAGGTACTCTAGTACGagtttgcattttaaaaaaatatatgttgtaaTATCATGTTCTGATAAGGTGTTATTTTATAGGATGATTGCAAGTATGGATTCACCATCACAAGGCTTGACTTAGCTGACTGAGTCAACCAAAATGGATGCATCCGAAGAATTTTTTGAAAGCCACAATGTTAATAAGTTGATGTGTTTTCCTGATTTATAATCAAACATTTTGTTCCTTTATTATTGCAGATATATAATAGATTGATACAACACATTTGATATAACAACTGCATTAATTTAAAAGACAAGTTATCAGGCTGACCAAGaatcaattatattttcaatagcACTTGAACCTTACCAAAACTCTTTTATGTTATATGCAGGTTTGTAACCACCTTGAGCAACTCGAgcagatgtgtcttttcaaattCTTGGAAGACAATTAAGGACTAAGTTTGTACAAATTTGGTCCTAAATTACACATGTTTTGGTGAGGAAGAATCATGACCAATGATAAAAATTTACacattattttgtgatgaagcatctgttgtaattataattttttgacaGCAGATGTTGAATTGATTTTTGTAGCTTATATTTTTCTCATAGGAGAGTTGTGAAAGATATTTGTTGTCCTTAGACATTGTCATAACCAAACAATGTGAAACACTATTGCTTTGACAAATTATGATAGTAGAATTGGGAAGAAAGTTGgtgaatgagagaaaaaaaatgtcatacaAGATAAAGTGAggcaaaaatcaattttataaacaattatCGCTTACCAGGATTTCTGCTTTTCAATTATACTTAATGCTATCTTATTTCTATTAGGTAATCAGAACACTTTATTTGTTGGCAACATGAgtctgaaaatataaaaaatccagAATAACAATTTTTGGTTGCTGGCAAAGGCTAATGGTTTGATTTGTTTTTGGAAATTAGGAGTGCAGGGTACGTGGTCTCAtgttctaatttaatttatctGGACAACATGAGACTGAAGGTAACAATGGTGTGGAAAACTACTCATACTTGGTGGCAAAGCTCAATTGTTAACTTTTGTTTTTCGATCATCGTAGTGCATAGTATGTGATCTTATGTTTTTCTATAATATTTTGCATCactaattaatttcattcaagCAATAAAAGTGACTTTGTGCTGGTCTTTGTTGTAGGACTACTCGAATTTGGAGgatcaaattattttctttgagGAACTTCTCTATTgaaattaattgattgattttcaacttctaattttgtttctattcattgatactgattttttttattagtttagtcTTTAAAGGGTGtcaaattttaagtttaataatAGGGTAAATAGTTACTTTTGTTCCTCAATGTGTAATTCGCTGACAAATGCGtccctaaaagataaaaatacaaaatttagtttttgaaagtgtaaaaagcgAGACAAATATATCCTGTAGTTAGCTTCCGTCCGTtatcgttaataaaatagcctacgTGATACGGAaggacaaatttgtcactgaaatgattcTCAACGTGAATTATCAATATAGgggcatatttgtcataatattctttttgactttttgttttcctagtccgctgacaaatgcgtctgtgaaagtataaaaagtattaCAAATATATCCGGATGTTAATAATAGATTgcgactaattattattattattatgtgtttataatttaatgcTTCTTTTCGTTTAGTActtatgcaatatatttttaaaatttccttttaatatatatatttttattattttgatttccttgtCAGACCTTAATCTTTGttgttaaaaaaagttttatcatatatcttataattttatcaaatttctactaaatttcttacttttaatctttaaaattatttcatatcacAATTCCAACTTAAGTGTCATcatatttagattgaaaataatatgtcgagagttttgagtagaaaaaatACAATCGACTACgggaccaaatttatttatttaaaaaaaagaattcaattaactatttttttttaaaaaaaatctcccaaatttaaattagataaagctaaagtgaaattataagtctttttcttaatcaataatatatatatatatatatatatatatatacctcaaatATAAAAGAATCCCTTAGATAAACCTTATGTGCTTCCATTCGAGACAacacttattatacataatatgaatcaaatgaaaatagttactaacaaataaaaaacccaaataaatttaaataaaaaacatagtaATGCTCAAactaatattgattaattaaaaaattaattaacaatttgatagatgaataaatagatagataatcaaaatataagagTTCAAATCTTAAGTTATTTTACCATTTTTAAATCCCTTTTTCCATATTAATGTCCAAATATATTTGTTGTACTTCTTATACttttaaggattaaattttgcattttaatCCTTTAGAAATGTATTTGTCAGCgaaataaaaagatgaaaagtcaaaaaaatattataacaaatatGTCCCTATGCTGACAATCAATGTTGACTATTATTTCAATGACAAATTTATCCTTCTGTGTCAGGTAATACTATCTTATTAACGATGACAGACAAAAATTAACGATATGACATATTTGTTATACTTTTTACACTTTGAGGTGTATTTTCATCGCGAATTAAATATTAAGAgataaaatgactatttatcttTGATAATATTGTGCATATAGTTATAACTCCGTGTCATAgttataacaaaaaaagaacttttaaaaagtttaatatttatggttatacattcaattattttgtccaacttttgatttaaaaaaagtttttaaaataataaaataataaatagtaaacagcttatactattttttagtttaactaataataagtaACTTCCATATTCATAATTTATAAATGGGTATCGGTTTTTTAGTttgatcaaatttaatataaaataaattacagatTATAATCTATAAAGACCACCACAATAACCTTGATtaggtactttttttttatagaaaataatccTTATTTTTTCAAACATTGACTCCAACATTCAAGTCTATGCATATACAACCTCCCAGGATGTTAAATGATCTCAACGCTAAAGAATCACCCTTTAGGGAACTTGTAACAATTAGAGCCGAACatatttcactaattatttcaaagagaatatattattattaatattatcacaACATCATTACATTTTTGGATAAACGGTAATATCtctttatcaaaagttaatgacttATTTATTGACGTACTGATATCTTTttaaagagataatttttttttaaaaatatttttttatatacagattttttttatcatatattttttgacGATGTTGACGATGTTTAGCATGGACAACCTTATTAAGTAGTTTATGATAGATCATTATTTTTAACCATTAGATCAATCTAGTATTGCTTTAACCATTAGATCAATCTAGTTATTGTGGGTCATGCCACACCTGATCTTGAAAAGTCTCACCGGTAAATTTTTCGACCACCATTCACCGCCATCGAAGGTGATTTTCGGCGGTGaagtttcattttttgttttttgtcctcACCACCTCCACCCTCTCTTTCCTCTTCTCCGGCGAGCTCCGCACTCCCTTCTGATCTCCACATTCCCTTTTGAAAAACTGGCTGATCTGCACACACCACTTTGGGGACTTGAACTTCTTCGACAATTAGATTCCAGCTACAATTGAATCAGATTTGAGAAAttcatatttcaaaaataaagctCAGATCTGAAAACAAAAAGCTACAATTGATAGCTAAAGAAGGAAAGTAAAAAACAACGATG
The nucleotide sequence above comes from Glycine soja cultivar W05 chromosome 11, ASM419377v2, whole genome shotgun sequence. Encoded proteins:
- the LOC114373720 gene encoding uncharacterized protein LOC114373720, producing MSLVCFHSFFRRVASTVPSPLLNAVTWTLLLIVTVVLVSLATGVAFVLAISPSSSFSKPCNGVRIPLDFPREMVCLPEHAVMSSSRLDFFLPTLFAALVVAASTCLLRSVACA